One genomic region from Euzebya tangerina encodes:
- a CDS encoding OsmC family protein, translated as MAIERTSAAEWKGDLRGGSGTLELGSGAYSGNYSFVSRFETGEGTNPEELIAAAHAACYSMALSNELASGGHTPDSVATEATVTLDGLEITTIHLACTASVPDIDDAAFQEVAAGAKENCPVSKVLAGAEITLEATLL; from the coding sequence ATGGCCATCGAACGCACGTCAGCAGCAGAGTGGAAGGGCGACCTCAGGGGTGGGTCCGGGACCCTCGAGCTTGGAAGTGGCGCCTACTCGGGCAACTACTCGTTCGTCTCCCGGTTCGAGACCGGCGAAGGAACCAACCCCGAGGAACTGATCGCCGCAGCCCACGCAGCGTGCTACTCGATGGCGCTGTCGAACGAGCTGGCCAGCGGCGGCCACACCCCCGACAGCGTCGCGACCGAGGCGACCGTCACGCTCGACGGTCTGGAGATCACCACGATCCACCTGGCGTGCACCGCGTCGGTGCCTGACATCGATGACGCAGCGTTCCAGGAGGTTGCGGCCGGCGCCAAGGAGAACTGCCCGGTCTCCAAGGTCCTCGCTGGAGCTGAGATCACGCTGGAGGCCACGCTCCTGTAG
- the hutI gene encoding imidazolonepropionase, whose translation MADPARTVVIANIGVLVTHDPAHPRVLGDQPDGRPDFGTGLTGAWLVLGPGSDGVARVLRTGTGHPPAADGVMDVEGATVIPGFVDSHTHMVFAGDRSAEFAARMAGAPYQAGGIATTIEATRAASAEQLRQGLRRRVAESRAQGITTREIKSGYAASTSGEARLLRMAREVTSHTTLLGAHVVPPEVDADAFVSLVVEEMTPACAELATRVDVFCERGAFDVDQSRAVLEAGATAGLTPTIHAGQLQAGPAVALAVELGCASADHCTHLTNEDVALLGSSSTVATLLPATDFSTRQPYPDARRLLDAGAVVALATNCNPGSSFTSAMALVIALAVRDCRMTLPEALWSATAGGATALRQSDIGHLQTGARADLAVVSAPTPDHLAYRPGMPLIDTTIEAGQVVWRATGAWPPA comes from the coding sequence CTGGCCGACCCGGCCCGGACCGTGGTGATCGCCAACATCGGCGTTCTGGTGACCCACGATCCGGCTCATCCACGTGTCCTGGGGGACCAGCCAGATGGCCGCCCAGATTTTGGGACGGGGCTCACGGGGGCGTGGCTGGTCCTCGGCCCCGGATCCGATGGGGTGGCACGAGTGCTGCGAACCGGGACTGGTCACCCACCTGCCGCCGACGGGGTGATGGACGTGGAGGGCGCCACGGTCATCCCGGGCTTCGTCGACAGTCACACCCACATGGTGTTCGCCGGAGACCGGTCAGCCGAGTTCGCCGCTCGTATGGCCGGCGCGCCCTACCAGGCAGGCGGTATCGCAACCACGATCGAGGCAACACGCGCGGCGTCGGCCGAGCAACTGCGCCAGGGACTGCGTCGACGGGTCGCCGAGTCGCGTGCCCAGGGCATCACGACGCGAGAGATCAAGTCCGGCTACGCCGCGTCCACCTCCGGCGAGGCCCGACTGCTGCGGATGGCGAGAGAGGTCACCTCGCACACGACCCTGCTCGGCGCCCACGTCGTCCCCCCCGAGGTCGACGCCGACGCGTTCGTGAGCTTGGTGGTCGAGGAGATGACGCCGGCGTGTGCAGAGCTGGCGACTCGGGTCGACGTCTTCTGCGAGCGGGGCGCGTTCGATGTGGATCAGTCCCGCGCCGTCCTCGAGGCTGGCGCGACTGCAGGCTTGACGCCGACGATCCACGCAGGCCAGCTGCAGGCCGGACCCGCGGTGGCGCTTGCGGTCGAGTTGGGGTGTGCGTCCGCGGACCACTGCACCCACCTCACGAACGAAGACGTCGCGCTGCTGGGGAGTTCGTCGACGGTGGCGACCCTCCTGCCGGCCACCGACTTCTCCACCCGACAGCCCTACCCGGACGCCCGGCGACTGCTGGATGCCGGAGCGGTGGTGGCGTTGGCGACGAACTGCAACCCGGGGTCGAGCTTCACCTCGGCCATGGCGTTGGTCATCGCCCTGGCGGTGCGGGACTGCCGCATGACCCTCCCGGAGGCACTGTGGTCCGCGACAGCCGGCGGCGCGACCGCGTTGCGGCAGAGTGACATCGGACACCTGCAGACCGGTGCACGAGCCGACCTCGCGGTGGTGTCGGCCCCGACGCCAGATCACCTCGCCTATCGACCCGGGATGCCGCTGATCGACACCACCATCGAGGCCGGACAGGTGGTGTGGCGGGCTACAGGAGCGTGGCCTCCAGCGTGA
- a CDS encoding formimidoylglutamate deiminase → MVADLAAASTTKTSGPVQTYRCDHALIDGAVRRDVLLGIAEGQVVRVEVEVEPEVARAAGAVHLRGVTLPGLVNAHSHAFHRALRGRVQGAQAEGNFWRWREVMYAAASRLDPDRYHHLALAVFAEMALAGISTVGEFHYLHHPSGGGRYRDPNAMGHALTSAAEEVGIRLTLLDALYLTADVDRPADDPGLSPVQRRFSDGSVHAWADRVGRLVPSERIRFGAAVHSVRAVPGPQQVELADVLAAGVLGSDPVVHAHVAEQPAEVGATINRYGEGPLALLDRSGLVGAGFTAVHGVWLDEEEVLQLARRGGGVCVCPTTERDLGDGVVRADRLLERGVPLSLGTDQHVMTDLFEEARAVELNLRLITGRRGILDPATLLAAATGGGAARVGWPECGRIEVGAPADLCVVGLDGPRLAGSGDLLSRVVFAATAADVRHTVVGGGFIVTDRAHRSVDVAGELQRSVRALVGEGSL, encoded by the coding sequence ATGGTGGCCGACCTGGCCGCAGCGTCGACGACCAAGACGAGCGGGCCGGTCCAGACCTACCGGTGCGACCACGCCCTGATCGACGGTGCCGTACGTCGCGATGTCCTGCTGGGCATCGCCGAGGGCCAAGTCGTGCGCGTCGAGGTGGAGGTCGAGCCTGAGGTCGCACGGGCCGCTGGGGCGGTGCACCTTCGCGGGGTGACGCTGCCAGGGTTGGTCAACGCGCACAGCCACGCCTTTCACCGAGCACTTCGGGGACGGGTCCAGGGGGCCCAGGCGGAGGGGAACTTCTGGCGCTGGCGCGAGGTGATGTACGCCGCCGCGAGCCGGCTCGACCCCGACCGCTATCACCACCTCGCCCTTGCGGTGTTCGCCGAGATGGCCCTCGCCGGCATCAGCACGGTCGGCGAGTTCCACTACCTGCACCATCCCTCCGGCGGCGGACGGTACCGCGACCCGAACGCGATGGGGCACGCCCTCACGTCGGCCGCCGAGGAAGTCGGCATCCGGCTGACCCTGCTCGATGCGCTGTACCTGACGGCGGATGTGGATCGGCCTGCGGATGATCCCGGGCTCTCGCCGGTCCAGCGACGCTTCAGCGACGGCTCGGTGCACGCCTGGGCCGACCGGGTTGGGCGGCTCGTCCCCTCCGAGCGGATCCGGTTCGGCGCGGCGGTGCACTCCGTCCGCGCTGTCCCAGGTCCACAGCAGGTCGAGCTCGCCGACGTGCTGGCCGCAGGCGTCCTGGGGTCGGACCCTGTGGTGCACGCCCACGTCGCTGAGCAGCCGGCGGAGGTGGGCGCCACGATCAACCGCTACGGGGAGGGTCCGCTGGCGCTGCTGGACCGCAGCGGTCTGGTCGGGGCCGGCTTCACGGCGGTCCATGGTGTGTGGCTGGACGAGGAGGAGGTCCTGCAGTTGGCCCGGCGGGGCGGCGGGGTGTGCGTCTGCCCGACGACCGAGCGGGACCTGGGCGACGGCGTCGTGCGGGCGGACCGGCTGCTCGAGCGGGGTGTGCCTCTCTCCCTGGGCACGGACCAACATGTGATGACCGACCTGTTCGAGGAGGCCCGGGCGGTCGAGCTCAACCTGCGACTGATCACCGGCCGCCGAGGCATCCTCGACCCAGCGACGCTGCTGGCCGCTGCCACGGGTGGTGGAGCTGCACGTGTGGGGTGGCCGGAGTGCGGCCGGATCGAGGTCGGGGCGCCAGCAGACCTCTGCGTCGTGGGCCTCGACGGCCCCCGACTTGCCGGGTCTGGTGATCTGCTGTCGCGCGTGGTGTTCGCGGCGACGGCGGCCGACGTGCGTCACACCGTGGTGGGGGGAGGGTTCATCGTCACCGACAGGGCCCATCGGTCAGTCGACGTCGCAGGGGAGTTGCAGCGGTCTGTCCGTGCGCTGGTCGGGGAGGGGTCGCTGTGA
- the def gene encoding peptide deformylase — MTVRPLVHIGDPVLRAPASPVDAEEIASADLQTLITDLIDTMRAAGGAGIAAPQIGVSRQVAIAEVDDHTRARYPYKPPIPLTVLINPVLTVLDEGTETINEGCLSVPGLRGELPRATAVRVQWLDQDGVAHDETRRGVTAGTFQHECDHLAGIVFLDRVADTRTLTTWENYDRYHRAAFEERIAAYVARVGA; from the coding sequence GTGACCGTCCGACCGCTGGTCCACATCGGCGACCCGGTCCTGCGTGCACCCGCGAGCCCGGTCGACGCCGAGGAGATCGCCTCCGCCGACCTGCAGACGCTCATCACCGACCTCATCGACACGATGCGAGCAGCTGGAGGAGCTGGGATCGCCGCGCCCCAGATCGGCGTGTCGCGGCAGGTTGCCATTGCCGAGGTGGACGACCACACCAGGGCCCGGTACCCCTACAAGCCTCCGATCCCGCTGACGGTGCTGATCAACCCGGTCCTGACCGTGCTGGACGAGGGCACCGAGACCATCAACGAGGGGTGCCTGTCCGTCCCGGGCCTCCGGGGTGAGTTACCGCGTGCCACGGCTGTCCGGGTCCAGTGGCTGGATCAGGACGGCGTGGCCCACGACGAGACCCGACGAGGCGTGACGGCCGGGACGTTCCAGCACGAGTGCGACCATCTGGCCGGGATTGTCTTCCTGGACCGGGTCGCCGACACCAGGACCCTCACGACGTGGGAGAACTACGACCGCTACCACCGGGCGGCCTTCGAGGAGCGGATCGCCGCCTACGTGGCGCGGGTGGGGGCGTGA
- the hutU gene encoding urocanate hydratase — MTAARSRAVTAGARPVRAPRGPTLTAKSWQTEAPLRMLMNNLDPAVAEDPDNLVVYGGTGRAVRSWAAFDAIVACLTELEEDETLLVQSGKPVGVLRTHPWAPRVLLANSHLVPDWADWETFRRMEAEGLTMYGQMTAGSWIYIGTQGILQGTYECFAEIARRRHGGSLAGTITLTAGLGGMGGAQPLAVTMNDGVALCIEVDQARAERRVEHRYLDVIAADVEDAVQQCVAARDAGTALSVGLIGNAAVLVPELLDRGFPADIVTDQTSAHDPLTYVPVDLSPAAAARMAADDPAELTRRARASMATHCRAMVGFADAGAEVFDYGNSLRAEAQLGGFERAFDYPGFVPAYVRPLFCEGRGPFRWVALSGDPADIAVTDRAVLETFPDDEPLHRWITQASQKVAYQGLPARICWLGYGERSRLGQVFNDLVRDGRVSAPIVIGRDHLDSGSVASPFRETEAMKDGSDAIADWPLLNALATTASGATWVSLHHGGGVGIGRSIHAGMVCVADGTDLAAQKLQRVLTTDPALGVMRHADAGYERAAQVARERGVRIPLLEQ, encoded by the coding sequence ATGACTGCCGCTCGGTCCCGCGCCGTCACGGCTGGCGCCCGCCCCGTCCGGGCACCGCGAGGGCCCACGCTGACCGCGAAGTCGTGGCAGACCGAAGCGCCGCTCCGGATGCTGATGAACAACCTCGACCCCGCTGTGGCTGAGGACCCCGACAACCTCGTCGTCTATGGCGGGACCGGTCGGGCGGTGCGGAGTTGGGCGGCGTTCGACGCGATCGTGGCCTGCCTCACCGAGTTGGAGGAGGACGAGACGCTTCTCGTCCAGTCCGGCAAGCCGGTCGGGGTCCTGCGCACCCACCCGTGGGCGCCACGGGTCCTGCTCGCCAACTCCCACCTCGTCCCCGATTGGGCCGACTGGGAGACCTTCCGCCGGATGGAGGCGGAGGGCCTGACCATGTACGGCCAGATGACGGCGGGATCGTGGATCTACATCGGGACCCAGGGGATCCTGCAGGGGACCTACGAGTGCTTCGCCGAGATCGCCCGACGTCGCCATGGGGGCTCGCTGGCCGGGACCATCACCCTGACCGCCGGCCTGGGCGGCATGGGTGGCGCACAGCCGCTGGCCGTGACCATGAACGATGGCGTTGCGCTGTGCATCGAGGTCGACCAAGCCCGCGCCGAGCGGCGGGTCGAACACCGCTACCTCGACGTGATCGCGGCCGACGTTGAGGACGCCGTCCAGCAGTGCGTGGCCGCCCGGGATGCCGGGACGGCGCTCAGCGTCGGCCTGATCGGCAACGCCGCCGTTCTTGTTCCAGAACTGCTCGACCGCGGATTTCCCGCCGACATCGTGACCGACCAGACCTCCGCGCACGACCCACTGACCTATGTGCCGGTGGACCTCTCACCGGCGGCGGCCGCGCGGATGGCCGCGGACGACCCTGCCGAGCTCACCCGCCGGGCCCGGGCGTCGATGGCGACGCACTGCCGAGCCATGGTCGGCTTCGCCGATGCCGGCGCGGAGGTCTTCGACTACGGCAACAGCCTGCGCGCAGAAGCCCAGCTGGGTGGCTTCGAACGGGCCTTCGACTACCCCGGTTTCGTCCCGGCCTACGTCCGCCCGCTGTTCTGCGAGGGTCGGGGGCCGTTTCGCTGGGTGGCGCTGTCCGGGGATCCCGCTGACATCGCCGTGACCGATCGGGCCGTGCTGGAGACGTTCCCGGACGACGAGCCGCTCCACCGGTGGATCACCCAGGCCTCGCAGAAGGTGGCCTACCAGGGCCTCCCGGCTCGCATCTGCTGGCTCGGCTACGGCGAGCGGTCCCGACTGGGACAGGTGTTCAACGACCTGGTCCGCGACGGCCGGGTGTCGGCACCGATCGTGATCGGGCGGGACCACCTCGACTCCGGTTCGGTCGCCTCGCCCTTCCGGGAGACCGAGGCCATGAAGGACGGCTCGGACGCCATCGCCGACTGGCCGCTGCTGAACGCGCTGGCCACCACCGCCTCCGGCGCCACCTGGGTCAGCCTGCACCACGGCGGCGGGGTCGGCATCGGACGCTCGATCCACGCGGGGATGGTCTGCGTGGCCGACGGCACCGACCTGGCAGCGCAGAAGCTGCAGCGGGTGCTCACCACCGATCCGGCCCTGGGCGTGATGCGCCATGCCGATGCCGGCTACGAGCGGGCGGCCCAGGTGGCACGGGAGCGCGGCGTGCGGATTCCGCTGCTGGAGCAGTGA
- the hutH gene encoding histidine ammonia-lyase, with translation MEAGGILLEAGGVSADDVIAVARADAPVRLGDAARAALTRGAAVVRALTDNPEPVYGVSTGFGALAGTVIPLERSAELQVALVRSHAGGMGAPIEREVVRAMMFLRARSLAMGYSGARPVVAQAILDLLNHDITPVVHEYGSVGASGDLAPLAACALVLTGEGEVTTAAGRQAAAGALQAAGLQPLVLSAKEGLALINGTDGMLGMLVMALADLRALYAVADVVAAMTVEALLGTDRAFDADLVAMRPQPGQQDSARALRAILAGSGIVSSHRHGDGRVQDAYSLRCTPQVHGAGRDIIAFAETVAGHELASFIDNPVVLPDGRVASCGNFHGVPLAYAADMLRIPIADLGVLSERRTDRLLDPARSAGLPPFLAVDAGVNSGLMIAQYTQAAMVAENRRLAAPAGVDSASTSGGQEDHVSMGWGAARALRASVGNLRRILAVELLAATHAQVLRRPLTASPCTGAVAEAVISAAGGPGDDQHLAPRLRAVEALIADGTVLARAREHADLPWPPPRTPDHRSP, from the coding sequence GTGGAAGCAGGTGGAATCCTACTCGAGGCCGGAGGGGTCAGCGCGGACGACGTGATCGCCGTCGCTCGTGCGGACGCACCCGTCCGACTCGGGGATGCGGCACGAGCGGCCCTGACGCGGGGGGCAGCGGTGGTGCGGGCGCTCACCGACAACCCCGAGCCCGTCTACGGTGTCTCCACCGGGTTCGGTGCGCTGGCAGGGACCGTCATCCCGCTCGAGCGCTCCGCAGAGCTGCAGGTTGCACTGGTCCGCTCCCACGCCGGGGGGATGGGCGCACCGATTGAGCGCGAGGTTGTCCGGGCCATGATGTTCCTCCGCGCCCGCAGTCTGGCGATGGGCTACAGCGGCGCACGCCCGGTCGTCGCGCAGGCGATCCTCGACCTCCTCAACCACGACATCACGCCGGTGGTCCATGAGTACGGGTCCGTCGGGGCCAGTGGCGACCTGGCCCCCCTGGCCGCCTGCGCCCTGGTGCTCACCGGCGAGGGCGAGGTCACGACTGCAGCGGGTCGGCAGGCGGCTGCGGGGGCGCTGCAGGCAGCTGGGCTGCAGCCGCTCGTGTTGTCGGCGAAGGAGGGCCTGGCGCTGATCAACGGGACCGATGGCATGCTCGGCATGCTCGTCATGGCGCTGGCCGACCTGCGGGCGCTGTACGCGGTCGCGGACGTGGTGGCCGCGATGACCGTGGAGGCACTGCTCGGCACCGATCGGGCATTCGACGCGGACCTGGTGGCCATGCGTCCCCAGCCGGGCCAGCAGGACAGTGCCCGGGCACTCAGGGCCATCCTCGCCGGGTCGGGGATCGTGTCCAGCCACCGACACGGTGACGGGCGCGTCCAGGACGCCTACTCGCTGCGCTGCACGCCGCAGGTCCACGGTGCCGGGCGGGACATCATCGCGTTCGCGGAGACGGTCGCGGGACATGAGCTGGCCAGCTTCATCGACAATCCCGTGGTGCTGCCTGACGGCCGGGTCGCCTCCTGTGGCAACTTCCACGGGGTCCCCCTGGCCTACGCCGCCGACATGCTCCGCATCCCGATCGCCGACCTCGGAGTGCTCTCGGAGCGCCGCACCGACCGGCTGCTCGACCCGGCGCGCTCCGCCGGCCTGCCGCCCTTCCTCGCCGTGGATGCCGGGGTCAACAGCGGCCTGATGATCGCGCAGTACACCCAGGCTGCGATGGTCGCCGAGAACCGACGACTGGCGGCCCCCGCAGGTGTGGACAGCGCGTCGACCAGCGGTGGCCAAGAAGACCACGTCTCGATGGGCTGGGGTGCCGCCCGCGCGCTGCGCGCCAGTGTGGGCAACCTGCGACGGATCCTCGCCGTCGAACTGCTGGCCGCCACGCACGCCCAGGTCCTCCGCCGCCCGCTGACCGCGTCGCCGTGCACCGGTGCGGTCGCCGAGGCCGTGATCTCCGCTGCGGGTGGGCCTGGCGACGACCAGCACCTGGCGCCGCGACTGCGGGCCGTCGAGGCGTTGATCGCCGATGGCACGGTGCTGGCGCGGGCCCGCGAGCACGCCGACCTTCCCTGGCCACCCCCACGCACCCCTGACCACAGGAGCCCATGA
- a CDS encoding IclR family transcriptional regulator: MSSSTPRSSDRVLSLLAAVVDGDSPSGGPTLTELADAVGLAPSTTTRQLASLELAGFVDRSATGYRPGPQLLRLAHRVVGGHPLPRLAQPILDQLARRTGETAYLAVIHDEDTASYLAAAEGGHTLRHTGWRGRAVPRTGTAVGAVLAGGVPPGATEVAHDNVETGVTAVSSPVVDATAHAVAALSVLGPSFRLRDTTLQQTREAVADAAAELSSLLGWVGTGGTDGPFRPATPR, from the coding sequence ATGTCCTCGTCAACACCTCGGTCCAGCGACCGCGTCCTCAGCCTCCTCGCCGCCGTCGTCGACGGTGACAGCCCGTCGGGCGGCCCCACGCTGACCGAGTTGGCCGACGCCGTGGGTCTGGCACCCTCGACCACCACGCGGCAGCTCGCGTCGCTCGAACTGGCCGGGTTCGTCGACCGTTCCGCAACCGGCTACCGCCCGGGACCTCAACTGCTCCGGCTGGCGCACCGGGTGGTCGGGGGCCATCCGCTGCCGCGACTGGCCCAGCCGATCCTCGATCAACTCGCCCGGCGGACCGGTGAGACCGCCTACCTCGCTGTCATCCATGATGAGGACACGGCCAGCTACCTCGCTGCGGCCGAAGGCGGCCACACCCTGCGCCACACCGGGTGGCGGGGACGAGCGGTGCCCCGGACCGGGACCGCCGTCGGCGCCGTGCTGGCGGGCGGCGTGCCGCCCGGTGCGACCGAGGTCGCCCACGACAACGTGGAGACGGGCGTCACCGCTGTCAGCTCGCCGGTGGTTGATGCGACCGCTCACGCCGTCGCCGCACTGTCCGTGCTCGGACCGTCATTCCGACTGCGCGACACGACGCTGCAGCAAACTCGTGAGGCGGTCGCCGACGCCGCGGCCGAGCTGTCCTCACTGCTGGGCTGGGTTGGGACCGGCGGGACGGACGGCCCGTTTCGCCCGGCAACTCCTCGGTAA
- a CDS encoding ferritin-like domain-containing protein, with amino-acid sequence MSSVLKDLVETLEDGKKGMHDAADKLAGDGHTSIADVLRRFSSQRAEFSEELRTLASSQGQTLEESGSLAGSLHRGWMGLKDALSGSDPSSVLKAVESGEEHAVSEYEDALNNDDLPETARPVVTQQLAGIRSAKSEVDALTIS; translated from the coding sequence ATGTCATCCGTGCTGAAGGACCTCGTTGAGACGCTCGAGGACGGGAAGAAGGGAATGCACGACGCGGCCGACAAGCTGGCCGGCGACGGCCACACCAGCATCGCCGACGTCCTTCGCCGCTTCTCGTCCCAGCGTGCGGAGTTCTCCGAGGAGCTGCGGACCCTCGCCTCGTCACAGGGCCAGACCTTGGAGGAGAGCGGCTCGCTCGCCGGCTCGTTGCATCGTGGCTGGATGGGGCTGAAGGATGCGCTGAGCGGTTCGGATCCGTCGAGCGTGCTGAAGGCTGTCGAGTCCGGAGAGGAGCACGCCGTCTCGGAGTACGAGGATGCGCTGAACAATGACGACCTCCCCGAGACCGCCCGTCCCGTCGTGACCCAGCAGTTGGCTGGGATCCGCTCGGCCAAGTCCGAGGTGGACGCCTTGACGATCAGCTAG
- a CDS encoding alpha/beta hydrolase, whose amino-acid sequence MRHDIEFSTEDGVTLRGWRYDAEGASGPAPTIVMAHGFSATKEMYLDDFAEVFAAAGLGVVVYDNRGFGDSEGQPRQHIDPVQQIRDYRDAITWAQSQQQVDADRIGVWGSSYSGGHVLVVSAIDRRVKCVVAQVPLTYGLESARRLVRGDMFAPTRDMFDADRAARMTGEPHAVMPVTAPEGEPCALPTADTYEFFTQLPPDRGKGWKNQVTLQSVELFMEYEPTTYIANISPTPLLLVAARGDHLTPYDLSARAYEAALQPKKLLTLPGGHFDAYVDEAFELSSTVQRDWFVEHLGS is encoded by the coding sequence GTGCGGCACGACATCGAGTTCAGCACCGAGGACGGCGTCACCCTGCGAGGCTGGCGCTACGACGCGGAGGGAGCGTCGGGACCTGCCCCGACCATCGTGATGGCCCACGGCTTCTCGGCCACCAAGGAGATGTATCTGGATGACTTCGCCGAGGTGTTCGCGGCCGCGGGCCTGGGCGTGGTGGTCTACGACAATCGCGGGTTCGGTGACTCCGAGGGCCAACCGCGTCAGCACATCGACCCCGTGCAGCAGATCCGCGACTACCGCGATGCCATCACCTGGGCGCAGAGCCAGCAGCAGGTCGATGCGGACCGCATCGGCGTGTGGGGTTCCAGCTACTCCGGAGGACATGTGCTGGTCGTCAGCGCGATCGACCGGCGCGTCAAGTGCGTCGTCGCGCAGGTCCCCCTGACCTATGGGCTCGAGTCGGCCCGGCGGTTGGTTCGCGGCGACATGTTCGCCCCCACGCGGGACATGTTCGATGCCGACCGTGCCGCTCGCATGACGGGCGAGCCGCACGCGGTCATGCCGGTGACGGCTCCTGAGGGTGAGCCGTGCGCACTGCCGACCGCTGACACCTACGAGTTCTTCACGCAGCTGCCGCCGGACCGGGGGAAGGGCTGGAAGAACCAGGTCACGCTGCAGTCGGTGGAGCTCTTCATGGAGTACGAGCCGACCACCTACATCGCCAACATCTCACCCACGCCGCTGTTGCTGGTGGCTGCTCGAGGCGACCACCTGACCCCCTATGACCTGTCCGCCCGGGCCTACGAGGCGGCCCTGCAACCGAAGAAGCTGTTGACGCTGCCTGGCGGTCACTTCGACGCCTACGTCGACGAGGCCTTCGAGCTCTCGTCCACGGTTCAGCGCGACTGGTTCGTGGAGCATCTGGGGAGTTGA